A window of the Eleutherodactylus coqui strain aEleCoq1 chromosome 8, aEleCoq1.hap1, whole genome shotgun sequence genome harbors these coding sequences:
- the LOC136577613 gene encoding splicing regulatory glutamine/lysine-rich protein 1-like, with product MWTTEPSSFGFGSAYASVTSAEEFRLVTKCMKLLPSPVFKKERLMPTNPEAQRQYRPTIKEVIRPRPTKAELALRARAAIARMLCEGLEDEDEEEEKKKDEEEEMKEEGREEEKEENIKDEEEREEEDLEDEEEEDQESSSDVPSDPLRGIQDRSLRRSRIRQRSIHHGSPRMWGKKNIMWTILRSTLHL from the exons ATGTGGACTACAGAGCCCAGCAGCTTCGGATTTGGGTCAG CTTATGCCAGCGTCACGTCGGCGGAGGAGTTCCGACTGGTGACGAAATGTATGAAACTCCTCCCGTCCCCTGTCTTCAAGAAGGAG CGCCTCATGCCAACAAACCCTGAAGCCCAGAGACAATATCGGCCAACTATTAAAGAAGTCATCAGACCGAGACCAACAAAGGCAGAGTTGGCACTGCGAGCAAGAGCAGCCATCGCTCGCATGCTGTGTGAAGGGCTGGAGGATGAAGACgaggaagaagagaagaaaaaagatgaggaagaagagatgaaggaggaaggaagagaggaagaaaaagaggagaaCATTAAGgatgaggaggaaagagaggaagaagatcttgaggatgaggaagaagaggacCAGGAATCCAGCAGTGATGTTCCATCTGACCCACTGAGAGGGATTCAGGACCGGTCACTGAGAAGAAGCAGGATCAGGCAGCGCTCCATCCACCATGGCAGCCCCCGTATGTGGGGCAAGAAAAACATCATGTGGACGATCCTGCGAAGCACCCTCCACCTCTGA